The DNA sequence CGACGCCTTGACCACGAGGCCGGACAGGATCGGGCTCACCGCCGCCGGGGCCTGCCCGTGGGCCCCGGGCAGCCACCCGTGAAGCGGGAACACCGCCGATTTGAGTGCCATGCCCGCCACGGTCAGCGCCAGGACGGCCGTGAGGAGGGCGCCGTCGTCCGACCCGGCCAGACGCGCGCCCGCGAGCGCGAGGTCAAGTGTCCCGGTGGCGGAGTACACGAGCGTCAGTGCCAGGAGGAACAGCAGTGAGCCCGCGACCGCCACGATGAGGTAGCGGAAGGCCGCCCGCCAGGCGTCCGGCCCTCCCAGTGCGACCAGTAGCACTGCCGCGAGGCCGACGATCTCCAGGGCGACGTAGAGGTTGAACAGGTCGCCCGAGACGAAGACCGCCGCCAGGCCCGACCACGCGAGCAGCCACGTCGGCCAGAACCAGTCCCGGGACCCGGCGATCCCGGTCGACGGGGGGTGGACCGCCGCGTGGACCGACACGACGCCCCCGACCACCGCCGAGAGCAGCAGGAACGCCGCGCTGATCCCGTCCGCGCGCAGCGAGATGCCGAGCGGGGGTCGGTGTCCACCGAGGGACACCGCGAGCGGCCCGTGCGCGACGACCAGCGCCACCACCGCGATCCCCGTCGCGGCGGTGAGGATCGCCGCGATCAGCCCGATCACCCGCCGGGCGGCGGTGGGGACGACGACGACGAGGACCGCCGCCGCCAACGGGAGCAACACGGCGCCCGGCACCAGGGCCGCTGCGGCGGCGGGGGCGGTCACCGGTCCCGCCCCCCGCCGTCGACCACGTCGTCCACGTCGTCCGCGTCGTCCACGTCGACCACCTCGTCCTCGTCGAGCTCGTCGATGCGGCGCGCGAGCACCACCCCGAGCCCGGTGAACGCCACGGTGATCACGATCCCGGTGAGGGCGAGGGCGTGGGGGACGGGGTCGGGTTCGTCCGCCCGTCCGGCGACGGCCAGCAGGACGACCAGCGTGCCGGAGGCGGCCACGTTGAGGGCGACGAGCCTGCGGAAGCGGTCGGCGGCCAGCAGCATCACGACCAGCCCCAGCGCCACCAGGACGCAGCCGACGGTCGCGTACCACGCGAAGGAGGTCATCTAGCGCCGACCTCCTTCGATCCGGCCACCGCTGTCCCGGCCGTCCCCGATCCGCGAGGTGTCCCTACGCACCGCCAGGAAGATGAGGGTCAGACCCGCTCCGATGGACACGGTGAGCGCGGTCTCCACGCCGATCGTCGCGGCCGACTCCCACCCCGGGGGCATCGCCAACCAGTGGCCGGCCAGCAGCAGCCCCAGGCCCCCGGCGGCGAGGAACGCGGCGGGGCCGACCGCCACGAGCCACCGGCCGCGGTTGCCGTGCAGGATCCGGGGTGGGACCCCGGCCAGGGTCGCGAGGATCATCACACCCGCGACGGCCGCGCCGCCCTGGAACGCCCCGCCCGGGCGATAGGCGCCGGCGAACAGGAGCCAGGCCGCCAGGAGGAGCAGGACGGGTGAGGCCAGCCGGAGGAAGTCTGCGAGCGAGCGGTGGACGGGGCCGGTCACGGCCTCGCCGGCCCCGCTCCCGCCAGCCCACGGAACGCCGGGACGCGGTGTGCGCGGTGCGACGGCGGCCAGGGCGAACGCCCCCACCACGGCCACGAGGATCACCGCGACCTCGAGCAACGTGTCGTAGGCCCGGAAGTCCAGCAGGACCGCGGTGATGGGATGACCTGTGGCGGTGGCGTCCATGGCCTCGTCGACCCTGTCGTTGAGCGGGGGATGCCGTTCCGACCCGTCCGAGGCGAGGACCGCGCGCAGCAGCAGCGCGCAGAACCCGGCACCGATCAGGGCGCCGACGGTCCACACCGCGACTCCGGCGCGACCGATCCGCGGGGTCGGGCCCCGACGCCGGTCGGCCACGGCGTCCACGAGGAGGGCCCCGGTGACCCCGGTCCCGATGGCGGCCTCGGCGAGCGCGACGTCCGGCGCGCGGACTCCTGCCCACACGAGCGCGAGGAGTCCGCCGAGGAGGACGAACGAGACCAGAGCGGTGAGCCGGTCCCGCACCGAGAGGGCGACGGCGGCCGCGGCGAGGGCCGCGACGCCCACCACGATGTCGATCACGCCGGCACCGATCACGGGGCCGCCCCCCGGTCCGGCTCCGCGGCGAGCAGGGTCGCGGCCACGGCCGCGACGGTCATCCCGAGCACCCAGATGGTGGCGTACTTGGCGACCTCCCACCCGGATTCCGCCCGGAGTGACAGTGCGAGCATCACGAACCCCAGCCCGAGGGTGTCCGCCTTCGTGATGGCGTGGAGCCGGCTGCGCAGGTCCGGGAACCGGAGGAGCCCGACCGTCCCGGCGGTGAAGAACAGGCCCCCGAGGACGGCGGCGATGACCACCGCGACGTCGAGGACGGCGCCCGCACCACTCATCGCGGGCGGGCGGTGACCATCGTGACGGTGAGGACCAGCGCCAGCGCCACCAGGACGAGCGCTGCATCCCGCAGCGACGGCAGAGGGCCGATCACCGAGAGCACCGCCAGCGACGCCGCCCCGGTGGTGCCGGCCAGGACGACCCCGGTGACGCGGTCCCGCGGGGAGGGGCCGCGGACCACCCGGACGAGGCAGGCCAGGATGTTGAGCACCAGCACGATCACCAGGGCCTGCAGGACGACGGTCACCACGTCCACGGTGACGATCCCTCCGGCCTCGAAGCGGGACCGTCCACTACAACCCCAGGACGGAGCGGGCGATGAGGAAGTAGACGATCAACCCGATCGCGTCGACGAAGGTGGTGATGAACGGATTGGAGAACACCGCGGGGTCGGCCCTGACGGACTGCGCGAGCAGCGGCATGAGTCCGCCCACGGTGGCGGCGATGGTGCACAGCGCCAGCAGTGTCAGGCCTATGACAAGGCCGAAATCGAAACCGAAGATGAACCCGGCGGCGAGAAGCCCCACGCCGCCGAGGGCCAGGCCCAGGATGAACCCGGTCCGTACCTCCTGCACGAGCACCCGGAGGGCGTCGCGGGGTCTGACGTCTCCGAGTGCCAGCGCGCGCGTGACGGTCGTGGCCGCCTGGTTGCCGGTGTTGCCGCCGGTGCCGATGATGAGCGGCACGAAGAGCGACAGCGCCACCACCTGCTCCAGGGTGGTCTCGAACACCGCCAGCACCTGCACGGTGAGCGCGGCGCCCAGGGCGAGCACCAGCAGCCACACCACGCGGGAGCGGACGATGGAGCGGACGGGCGTGGAGAGGTACGGCCGGCGGAGGGGCTCGGCGCCACCCTGGCGGGCCGCGTCCTCGGTCTCGGCGTCCTCGAGGATCCGCAGCGCGTCGTCGACGGTGAGGATGCCCACGAGGCGGTCCTCCTCGTCGGTGATGGGCAGGACGATCACCCGCTCGTCCGCGCTGAGACGGGCGGCCTCCTCTTCGGAGGCCCGGGCGTGGATCGAGATGGCGTCGTTCATGAGGTCCCCGACGAGCTCGCGGGGATCCGCGCCCATCAGTGACCGGAGACCGACCACTCCGACGAGTCGGCGCCCCTGGTCCACGACGGGGATGGTGTAGATGGTCTCCACGTCGGCGAGCCGGTCGTGGACCCGGGCGAGCGCCTGCTCGGCCGTCATCTCCGGTCGTGCCGAGACGAACTCCGGCGTCATCCTGCGGCCGATGGAGCCGGCCGGGTAGCCGAGGATCTCGTTGGTGAGGGCCCGTTCCTCCGGAGGCAGGCCGCGGAGGAGGCGGGTGGCGACGAGGGCCGGGAGCTCGTCCATGAGCGCCACGCGGTCGTCGGGGTCGAGTTCCTCGAACAGGTGGGCGACCTGCTCCTCACGCAGTCCCCGGAGCAGATCCGACTGGACCGGCGCGTCGAGGGCCTCGAACACCACGAGCGCACGTCCCTTGGGCAGCAGGCGGAACGCGACGGCCAGGTCCCTGTCGGTGCTGCGCTCGAACATGTCCACCACGACCTGGTCGGGTAGCGAGGCCATGAGCTGCGACGCGGCTCTCAGGTCGCCGCGTGAGCGCAGCCTGGTCAGGCGCCGCGTCGCCTCGTCGAGACTCATCTCGCCGTAGGAGGTGTCGTCCTCGTCGGACGCGTCGATGAGCGCGAACCCGGTGGCGTCGGTCGGTGGTGCCGCGGGATCGTCCGAGAGTTCGCGTGGCTCAGTCATCGCGTGTCACCTCCGTGGAGTCGGTCGGGGGCCCGGTCGTGAACTCGATCTGCGAGTAGCGGGTCGCGGTGGTGGGCGCGGCCCCGGAGAGGAACCCGGCGCGCGCGATGTACATCGCGCCGATCGCCGAGGAGGCGAACTGGAGGATGGCGGCCACGGCCACCTTGGGCGCGGCCTCCCAGGTGGGGTGCAGCAGGAAGGCTCCGGCGATCACGAACACCAGGCCGAGTCCGGCGGCCGCGCCGATCGCCGACGAACGGACGTAGAGATCGGGGAATCGCAGGAGACCGATGGCGCCGCCGAGGAACACCACCGCGCCGACGAGGACGGAGACCGATCCCAGGACGGTCGCCACCAGTTCCCAGCTCATCGTCTACCTCCGGACATGAGTCGGGCCAGTGAGAGGGCGGAGACCAGGCCCACCAGCGTCGCGACCAGGACGAGGTCGTAGACGAAGGGGCTGTCCACTCTCACGCCGACCAGGGCGAGAAGGGCGATGAACGCGAAGAAGAGTAGGTCCGCCGCGATGGCGCGGTCCCCGGCGTGGGGGCCGCGGATCATACGGTAGGAGGACAGGACCGCCGCGATGGCGACCAGGACGATGGCGATGTCGACGACGATCATCGGGTCAACCCCTCTCGACGGATCGCCCGCAGCATGTGGTTCTCCAAGTCGTGTAGCGAGGCGGTCAGGTCGTCGGGATCCGGGAAGTACATGCCGTGGACCACGATCTCCCAGTCCTCACCCTCCCCGGGGTGATGCGCACCCAGGGTCAGCGTTCCCGGCGTCAGGGTGATGAGGGAGGACAGCATCGTCACCTCGAGTTCGCTGCGGCACCTGGTGGGGAACCGCACGAAGCCCGGGGTGATCGAGGCGTGGGGCAGGAAGGCGTCGCGGACGACCTTCGCGCTGGTGGTGGTCTGTTGCCAGAAGAACCAGAGCAGGAACCACGCGATTCTCAGTGGCCAGGTCAGGGTGGAGGTCATCCGAGCACCGCCTGGATGTAGGTGGTCGGATCGTAGAGGTTGGCCGCGGCGGTCCCGGACAGCTCGAGCAGGAGCTGACCCCCCAGGCCCAGCGCCAGCGTCACCACGGACAACGCCAGCGCGGGCGCCGCCAGTGCCAGGCCGATCCGGCGGCCCGGGGGCACCATGTCCGGGTCGGGCGAGCCGGCCTCCGCGGTGTCCGCGACAGAGGCGGTCTCAGTGACGGTGTCAGTGGCGGTGGCGGTGGCGGTGGTCGAGGCGGGAGCCATCGTGTCGGTCGGCGTGGCGCCCGCTGCGGCGCCGGTGATCTCGACCCCGTCGCGGTGCCGCCCGTCGACGTCCCTGCCGTCGGGGATGCCCGTCGCCTCCGAGTGCGCCGGGTCCAGACCCTCCGGGAGTGTGCGGGAGTCGGTGGGCGTGGGTTCGCCCAAGAAGATCCCGGTCCAGATCTTGAGCATCGACAGCAGGGTCAGGATGCTCACCACCACCGCGACGGCCGCGGCGGCGATCTGGCCGGCGTCCAGGGCCGCGATGATGAGGCTGAGCTTGGCGACGAAACCGGAGAAGGGCGGGATCCCGGCCAGCGACATCGCGGAGGCGAAGAAGGCGACCGCGACGAGGGGTTCGGTCTTGGCCAGTCCCGAGAGCTGCCCCAGCCGCCGGGGACCGTAGCGCACCTCGATCGCGCCGATCGCCAGGAACAACGCGGCCTTGACGATCATGTGGTGCAGCAGATAGAAGATGCCGGCGGTCAGGCCGATGGGGCCGAACAGCGCGACTCCCAGGAGGATATAGCCGATCTGGCTGACCATGTGGAACGCGAGGATCGAGCGGGGCGCGGCCTCGCCCACCGCGCCGAGCACGCCGATGAGCATGGTCGCGGAGAACACGACGACCCCCACCCACAGATAGCGCGAGTCGCCGTCGAAGATCACCGCGTAGATGCGGTAGATCGCGTAGATCGCGATCTTGGTGTGCAGGCCCGAGAACATCGCGGTCACCGCGGGGGACATCTTGGGGTACGCGCGCGCCAGCCACCCGTGCACGGGGACCACCGCGGCCTTGATCGCGAGAGCGAAGAGCACCAGGGCGGTGGCCACGGCCACGGCCGTGTCCTCCGAGGCGGCCCCGTGGAGCTGGGCGATGTTGACGGTCCCCGTCACCCCGTAGATCAGCGCGACCCCGATCAACAAGATGGTCGAGGCGAGGAGGTTGACCGAGATGTAGAGGCGCGAGGCCGCGACGCCGACCACGCTCGCACGCCCGGACCGGGTGATCATCATGAGCCCGTAGGAGGGCAGGAGCATGACCTCGACAAAGACGAAGAAGTTGAACAGATCCCCGGTGAGCAGGGCGCCGTTCACGCCGGCGGTGACCAGGAGGACCAGCGGTGGGTAGAACCTCTTGTACGCCTCCCCGGCCGCGACTGCGAAGGCGGCACACGTGAGCGTCAACAGGCTCGTGACCGTGAGCATGAGCGCGGAGAACATGTCGAGCACGAACGGGATGGACACCCCGGGCGCCCACAGGGCGACCTGGTGCACCACGACCGAGCCGTCCGACACCCACGGCACGGTGGCCACGGCCGCGGCCAACTGCGTCCCGAGCACCGCGAACAGCACGGTGAGGATCAGCCGTGTCCTCGAGGCGACCGCGACGAGCACTCCCGCCGTCAGCAGCGGGACGGCGACGAACAGCGTGAGGGCGGACTCCAGCGTCATCGGTGGACCCCTTCCGCGTCGTGGGTCGACGGCTCATCGGGCTCCGGGTCCTCCGGGTGGGCGCCGCCCGGGGTCTCGGGGAGGAGGTCCAGGGGGTCGAGGTCGCCGATGTCGGTGTCGTCGTCGTCACCGCCGATCACCGCCAGCACGAGCAGGTAGATCGTGATGGCGAACGCGATGACGATGGCCGTGAGGACGAACGCCTGCGGCAGACCGTCGGAGGTCAGCGCCGGGTCCGGGTCGGACACCAGCGGGGCCTCGCGGCGCGACGCACCGCCGGCCGCCATGAGCGTGAGGTGCGCCGCGTGGCTGAGCAGGATGAAGCCCAGGATCACCCGGACCATCCCGCGCTGCAGGACGAGGAACACGAAGCCGGCCATCAGGACGCCGACGGAGATCGCGAGGGTCATGCCTGTACCTCCCGGTTGTCGGTGACGTCGATGACCCGGTCCGCGTCCTCGGTGGCGGCCGGGGCGGTGGCCTCCGCACCCGGCCCGGTGGGCGGTGGCGGCGGCACGGCGGGTTCATCGCTCCGGTCGTCCCCGCCGAGCTTGTCGATCGCGGCCATGATCACACCGAGCACGGCCAGGTAGACGCCCACGTCGAAGATCAGCGCGGTGGTCAGGTGTACGTCGCCGAGGTAGGCGTGCAGCGGGAGCAGGAACGAGCCGTCGACGAAGCCCGCCAGGCCCGTGACGACGCCGATGATGACGCCCGCCGCGATGACCGCGACGTACGGCACACGGATCCGCGCCGCCTTGTCGCTCGGTGCCCGCAGGTAGTAGATCGCGATCCCGGCCCCGCCGATGAGCGCCGAGTTGAACCCTCCACCGGGGGCGTTGTGGCCGCGGACGAGGAAGTAGAGCGACAGCAGCACGATCAGGGGGCCGAGGATGCGGGCGAACGTGCGCAGGAAGACGCCGTTGTCCTGCGCGGACAGCAGGGGCGAATCCGCGTGGACGGCGAGCGGGACGTCGCGGCGGGGCAGGGCGCGTCTGGCGTGCAGTGCGAGGATCACCGCGAGCCCGGCGACCCCGAGCACGGTGAGTTCGCCGAGGGTGTCCAGGGCTCGGTAGTCGACCAGGACGGTGTTGACCACGTTGATACCGCCGGTGTCCTGTTCGGCGTTGTCGAGGAAGTACCGGCCGACGTCGGAGAGTTCCCGGCGACCGGTCATGGCCCACACCGCCGCACCCGAGGCGAGGCCGACCACGATCGCGACCGCCGCG is a window from the Dietzia sp. JS16-p6b genome containing:
- a CDS encoding complex I subunit 5 family protein, with product MTAPAAAAALVPGAVLLPLAAAVLVVVVPTAARRVIGLIAAILTAATGIAVVALVVAHGPLAVSLGGHRPPLGISLRADGISAAFLLLSAVVGGVVSVHAAVHPPSTGIAGSRDWFWPTWLLAWSGLAAVFVSGDLFNLYVALEIVGLAAVLLVALGGPDAWRAAFRYLIVAVAGSLLFLLALTLVYSATGTLDLALAGARLAGSDDGALLTAVLALTVAGMALKSAVFPLHGWLPGAHGQAPAAVSPILSGLVVKASFVVAIRVWTEVTGPVTGVALVIGVAAAGSILWAGLAALRATGFKRLVAYSTVSQVGYLFLFFPLATAADRQQIPATAALTAVVTLAVAHGLAKSALFLAAGIFKEQLGNDRIDSLTGRGAELPVVTMAIGISVVSLAGLPVTLGFAGKWQLLSAAVDVRAWWVVAVVAAGTLVAAGYLLRPLQALLTGAAEDGIDSAPDRPHSTLPRVVTVLPLLLALVTVGATFAAVPLAELAIVGQTPGGPR
- a CDS encoding NADH-quinone oxidoreductase subunit K is translated as MTSFAWYATVGCVLVALGLVVMLLAADRFRRLVALNVAASGTLVVLLAVAGRADEPDPVPHALALTGIVITVAFTGLGVVLARRIDELDEDEVVDVDDADDVDDVVDGGGRDR
- a CDS encoding hydrogenase subunit MbhD domain-containing protein encodes the protein MIGAGVIDIVVGVAALAAAAVALSVRDRLTALVSFVLLGGLLALVWAGVRAPDVALAEAAIGTGVTGALLVDAVADRRRGPTPRIGRAGVAVWTVGALIGAGFCALLLRAVLASDGSERHPPLNDRVDEAMDATATGHPITAVLLDFRAYDTLLEVAVILVAVVGAFALAAVAPRTPRPGVPWAGGSGAGEAVTGPVHRSLADFLRLASPVLLLLAAWLLFAGAYRPGGAFQGGAAVAGVMILATLAGVPPRILHGNRGRWLVAVGPAAFLAAGGLGLLLAGHWLAMPPGWESAATIGVETALTVSIGAGLTLIFLAVRRDTSRIGDGRDSGGRIEGGRR
- a CDS encoding monovalent cation/H(+) antiporter subunit G, encoding MSGAGAVLDVAVVIAAVLGGLFFTAGTVGLLRFPDLRSRLHAITKADTLGLGFVMLALSLRAESGWEVAKYATIWVLGMTVAAVAATLLAAEPDRGAAP
- the mgtE gene encoding magnesium transporter encodes the protein MTEPRELSDDPAAPPTDATGFALIDASDEDDTSYGEMSLDEATRRLTRLRSRGDLRAASQLMASLPDQVVVDMFERSTDRDLAVAFRLLPKGRALVVFEALDAPVQSDLLRGLREEQVAHLFEELDPDDRVALMDELPALVATRLLRGLPPEERALTNEILGYPAGSIGRRMTPEFVSARPEMTAEQALARVHDRLADVETIYTIPVVDQGRRLVGVVGLRSLMGADPRELVGDLMNDAISIHARASEEEAARLSADERVIVLPITDEEDRLVGILTVDDALRILEDAETEDAARQGGAEPLRRPYLSTPVRSIVRSRVVWLLVLALGAALTVQVLAVFETTLEQVVALSLFVPLIIGTGGNTGNQAATTVTRALALGDVRPRDALRVLVQEVRTGFILGLALGGVGLLAAGFIFGFDFGLVIGLTLLALCTIAATVGGLMPLLAQSVRADPAVFSNPFITTFVDAIGLIVYFLIARSVLGL
- a CDS encoding monovalent cation/H(+) antiporter subunit G — encoded protein: MSWELVATVLGSVSVLVGAVVFLGGAIGLLRFPDLYVRSSAIGAAAGLGLVFVIAGAFLLHPTWEAAPKVAVAAILQFASSAIGAMYIARAGFLSGAAPTTATRYSQIEFTTGPPTDSTEVTRDD
- a CDS encoding monovalent cation/H+ antiporter complex subunit F gives rise to the protein MIVVDIAIVLVAIAAVLSSYRMIRGPHAGDRAIAADLLFFAFIALLALVGVRVDSPFVYDLVLVATLVGLVSALSLARLMSGGRR
- a CDS encoding Na+/H+ antiporter subunit E — encoded protein: MTSTLTWPLRIAWFLLWFFWQQTTTSAKVVRDAFLPHASITPGFVRFPTRCRSELEVTMLSSLITLTPGTLTLGAHHPGEGEDWEIVVHGMYFPDPDDLTASLHDLENHMLRAIRREGLTR
- a CDS encoding monovalent cation/H+ antiporter subunit D family protein, translating into MTLESALTLFVAVPLLTAGVLVAVASRTRLILTVLFAVLGTQLAAAVATVPWVSDGSVVVHQVALWAPGVSIPFVLDMFSALMLTVTSLLTLTCAAFAVAAGEAYKRFYPPLVLLVTAGVNGALLTGDLFNFFVFVEVMLLPSYGLMMITRSGRASVVGVAASRLYISVNLLASTILLIGVALIYGVTGTVNIAQLHGAASEDTAVAVATALVLFALAIKAAVVPVHGWLARAYPKMSPAVTAMFSGLHTKIAIYAIYRIYAVIFDGDSRYLWVGVVVFSATMLIGVLGAVGEAAPRSILAFHMVSQIGYILLGVALFGPIGLTAGIFYLLHHMIVKAALFLAIGAIEVRYGPRRLGQLSGLAKTEPLVAVAFFASAMSLAGIPPFSGFVAKLSLIIAALDAGQIAAAAVAVVVSILTLLSMLKIWTGIFLGEPTPTDSRTLPEGLDPAHSEATGIPDGRDVDGRHRDGVEITGAAAGATPTDTMAPASTTATATATDTVTETASVADTAEAGSPDPDMVPPGRRIGLALAAPALALSVVTLALGLGGQLLLELSGTAAANLYDPTTYIQAVLG
- a CDS encoding sodium:proton antiporter, whose product is MTLAISVGVLMAGFVFLVLQRGMVRVILGFILLSHAAHLTLMAAGGASRREAPLVSDPDPALTSDGLPQAFVLTAIVIAFAITIYLLVLAVIGGDDDDTDIGDLDPLDLLPETPGGAHPEDPEPDEPSTHDAEGVHR